The following DNA comes from Streptococcus pasteurianus.
AACAAAGTTAAGAAAAATTTAAACGCACCTGGATTCCGTAAAGGACACATGCCACGTGCCGTATTTAACCAAAAATTTGGTGAAGAAGCACTTTACGAAGATGCTTTGAACGCCATTCTTCCAGCAGCATACGAAGCAGCAGTTGCTGAACTTAGCCTTGATGTTGTTGCTCAACCAAAAATTGACATCCAATCAATGGAAAAAGGTCAAGAATGGACATTGACTGCAGAAGTTGTTACAAAACCAGAAGTAAAACTTGGTGTCTATAAAGACCTTGAAGTTTCAGTTGAAGCTACAAAAGAAGTAACTGATGCTGAAGTTGACGAAAAAGTTGAACGCGAACGCAACAACCTTGCTGAACTTATCATCAAAGAAGATGCTGCAGAACTTGGCGATACAGTTGTTATTGACTTCGTAGGTTCAGTTGACGGTGTTGAATTTGACGGTGGTAAAGGTGATAACTTCTCGCTTGAACTTGGTTCAGGTCAATTCATCCCTGGTTTCGAAGATCAATTAGTAGGTGCTAAAGCTGGTGAAACTGTTGATGTTAACGTAACATTCCCAGAAGACTACCAAGCAGAAGATCTCGCTGGTAAAGACGCTAAATTTGTAACAACTGTTCATGAAGTTAAAGCTAAAGAAGTTCCAGCTCTTGACGACGAATTAGCTAAAGACATCGACGAAGAAGTTGAAACTCTTGACGAATTGAAAGCTAAATACCGTAAAGAGCTTGAAGCAGCTAAAGAAATTGCATACGATGATGCTGTTGAAGGTGCTGCACTTGAATTGGCAGTTGCTAACGCTGAAATCGTTGAATTGCCAGAAGAAATGGTACATGACGAAGTGCACCGTGCTATGAACGAATTCATGGGCAACATGCAACGTCAAGGTATCTCTCCAGAAATGTACTTCCAATTGACTGGTACAACTGAAGAAGACCTTCACAAACAATACGAAGCTGACGCTGACAAACGTGTTAAAACTAACCTTGTTATCGAAGCTATCGCTAAAGCTGAAGGATTTGAAGCTTCTGACGAAGAAATCGAAAAAGAAATCAACGACCTTGCTTCAGAATACAACATGGAAGTTGAACAAGTTCGTAATCTTCTTTCAGCTGACATGCTTAAACACGACATCGCTATGAAGAAAGCTGTTGACGTTGTCACAAGCACTGCTAAAGTAAAATAATTTATCTTAGATAAATAGTTATAAAGTCAGGTAATCAATAGATTACTTGGCTTTTTATGCCCTTTATCAGAAATTCTTATAAATCTTTTGACGAATTGATAAAATTAGCGTAAAATAGAGAATGACGAAAATTAAGACAATAGGGTTTTTGTGGCTATTTGCTCATATCCTAAATAATAAGGAGAACTACCTTGGAATTAGAAGTATTTGCTGGACAAGAAAAAAGCGAACTTTCAATGATTGAAGTTGCCCGT
Coding sequences within:
- the tig gene encoding trigger factor, whose product is MSVSFENKATNRGVITFTIDQDKIQPALDQAFNKVKKNLNAPGFRKGHMPRAVFNQKFGEEALYEDALNAILPAAYEAAVAELSLDVVAQPKIDIQSMEKGQEWTLTAEVVTKPEVKLGVYKDLEVSVEATKEVTDAEVDEKVERERNNLAELIIKEDAAELGDTVVIDFVGSVDGVEFDGGKGDNFSLELGSGQFIPGFEDQLVGAKAGETVDVNVTFPEDYQAEDLAGKDAKFVTTVHEVKAKEVPALDDELAKDIDEEVETLDELKAKYRKELEAAKEIAYDDAVEGAALELAVANAEIVELPEEMVHDEVHRAMNEFMGNMQRQGISPEMYFQLTGTTEEDLHKQYEADADKRVKTNLVIEAIAKAEGFEASDEEIEKEINDLASEYNMEVEQVRNLLSADMLKHDIAMKKAVDVVTSTAKVK